In Octopus bimaculoides isolate UCB-OBI-ISO-001 chromosome 28, ASM119413v2, whole genome shotgun sequence, the following are encoded in one genomic region:
- the LOC128251100 gene encoding zinc finger protein 85-like has protein sequence LTKHIRIHTGEKPYPCDVCGKSFYQSSTLAKHIRIHTGEKPYHCDICGKLFSRNTALKRHKHIHTAEKPYNCDICDKSFYQRSSLTSHIRIHTGEKPYHCDICGNSFSQSFLLNVHKRIHTGEKPYHCDICGKSFTGSSNLTKHIRTHTGEKPYHCDICGKSFSQSSVLTAHKCIHTGEKPYHCDICGKLFSGNTALIKHKHIHIAEKPYNCDICSKSFYQRSSLTCHRRIHTGEKPYHCDICGNSFTTSSTLNTHKLVHTGEKRYPCDICSKSFTQSSSLTTHKRIHTGEKPYHCAICGKSFSQNACLISHNRIHTGEKPYNCDICGKSFSRSSHLSKHKYIHTMEKPYP, from the coding sequence TtaactaaacacatacgtattcatacaggagagaaaccatatccttgtgatgtctgtggcaaatcattctatCAAAGTAGTACATTAGCTAAACACattcgtattcatacaggagagaaaccatatcactgtgatatctgtggtaaattgttCTCTCGAAATACAGCcttaaaaagacacaaacatattcatacagcaGAGAAGCCATACAACTGTGATATTTGTGACAAATCATTCTATCAAAGAAGTAGCCTTACTAGTCACAttcgcattcatacaggagagaaaccatatcactgtgatatctgtggtaattcattctctcaaagttttttgttaaatgtgcacaaacgtattcatacgggagagaaaccatatcactgtgatatttgtggtaaatcatttactgGAAGTAGTAACCTTACTAAGCacatacgtactcatacaggagagaaaccatatcactgtgatatttgtggtaaatcattctctcaaagtagtgttttaactgcacacaagtgtattcatacaggtgagaaaccatatcactgtgatatttgtggtaaattgtTCTCTGGAAATACAGCCttaataaaacacaaacatattcatatagcAGAGAAGCCATACAATTGTGATATTTGTAGCAAATCATTCTATCAAAGAAGTAGCCTTACTtgtcacagacgtattcatacaggagagaaaccatatcactgtgatatctgtggtaactcTTTTACTACAAGTAGtacattaaatacacacaaacttgttcatacaggagagaaacgatATCCTTGTGATATTTGTAGCAAATCATTCACTCAAAGTAGTAGCCttactacacacaaacgtattcatacaggagagaaaccatatcactgtgctatttgtggtaaatcattctctcaaaacgcATGCTTAATAAGTCAcaatcgtattcatacaggagagaagccatataattgcgatatctgtggtaaatcattctctcgaagtagTCACTTatcaaaacacaaatatattcatacaatggAGAAACCATATCCCTGA
- the LOC106873058 gene encoding zinc finger protein 62 homolog, with the protein MENSEKIVELIFSEHMIKKMRAYDCDVCTESFFEESNLLAHKRTHTGEKPCLCNTCGKSFSESSQLTKHIRIHTGEKPYDCDICGKSFYRSSNVTRHKRIHTGEKPYHCDICGKSFSQSCTLAKHNRTHTGEKPYDCDICGKSFYRRSDVTRHKRIHTGEKPFNCDICGKSFSQIHHLTEHKRIHTAEKSYDCDICGKSFYHSSRVTTHKRTHTGEKPYHCDICGKSFSENTYLVKHNRIHTGEKPYHCDICGKSFSQSVHLTGHKRIHTGEKPYHCDICGKSFSLNDVLTKHKRIHTGEKPYHCDICGKSFSESSTLSRHKFIHTGEKPFHCDICGKLFSQNSNLMKHKYIHTGEKPYHCDICGKSFSNNSYLTTHERIHTGEKPYHCDICGKSFSENGTLTRHKSIHAGEKPYHCDICGKSFSHNSYLTTHVRIHTGEKPYHCDICGKSFSENCTLTRHKSIHTAEKPYRCDICGKSFSQKNSLTKHKHVHTGEKPYHCDICGKSFSQSNPLSRHKRIHTAEKPYHCDICGKSFSESSTLTRHISVHTAEKPHHCDICGKSFYRSSHVTRHKRIHTGEKPYHCDICGKSFSQSVQLTGHKRIHTGEKPYHCDICGKSFSQNCDLTKHKYIHSGKKGKR; encoded by the coding sequence atggaaaatagtGAGAAAATTGTTGAATTGATTTTCTCTGAACACATGATAAAAAAGATGAGAGCATATGACTGTGATGTATGTACAGAGTCCTTCTTTGAAGAAAGTAACCTACttgcacacaaacgtactcatacaggagagaaaccatgtCTCTgtaatacctgtggtaaatcattctctgaaagtagtcaattaactaaacacatacgtattcatacaggagagaaaccatatgattgtgatatttgtggcaaatcattctatCGAAGTAGTAACGTTACcaggcacaaacgtattcatacaggagagaaaccatatcattgtgatatttgtggcaaatcattctctcaaagttgtACATTAGCTAAACACAatcgtactcatacaggagagaaaccatatgattgtgatatctgtggtaaatcgttctatAGAAGAAGTGACGTTACtaggcacaaacgtattcatacaggagagaaaccatttaattgtgatatttgtggtaaatcattctctcaaatacatcacttaactgaacacaaacgtattcatacagcaGAGAAGTCATatgattgtgatatctgtggtaaatcattctatcATAGTAGTCGCGTTACTacgcacaaacgtactcatacaggagagaaaccatatcactgtgatatttgtggtaaatcgttctctgaaAATACATACTTAGTAAAACAcaatcgtattcatacaggagagaaaccatatcactgtgatatttgtggtaaatcattctctcaaagtgttCACTTAACTgggcacaaacgtattcatacaggagagaagccatatcattgtgatatttgtggtaaatcattctctcttaaTGAtgtcttaactaaacacaaacgtattcatacaggagagaaaccatatcactgtgatatttgtggtaaatcgtttTCTGAAAGTAGTACATTATCTAGACACAAAtttattcacacaggagagaaaccatttcattgtgatatctgtggtaaattattctctcaaaatagtaacttaatgaaacacaaatatattcatacaggagagaaaccatatcattgtgatatctgtggtaaatcattctctaataaTAGTTACTTAACTACACATGAACgcattcatacgggagagaaaccatatcactgtgatatttgtggaaaatcattctctgaaaatggtacattaactagacacaaatctattcatgcaggagagaaaccatatcactgtgatatctgtggtaaatctttttctCATAATAGTTACTTAACTACACATGTACgcattcatacgggagagaaaccatatcactgtgatatttgtggtaaatcattctctgaaaattgtACATTAACTAGACACAAATCTATTCATACAGCCGAGAAACcgtatcgctgtgatatctgtggtaaatcattctctcaaaagaaTAGCTTAACGAAACATAAAcatgttcatacaggagaaaaaccatatcattgtgatatttgtggtaaatcattctctcaaagtaatcCCTTATcaagacacaaacgtattcatacagcagagaaaccatatcattgtgatatctgtggtaaatccttctctgaaAGTAGTACATTAACTAGACACATATCTGTTCATACGGCAGAGAAAccacatcattgtgatatctgtggtaaatcattctatcGAAGTAGTCACGTTACcaggcacaaacgtattcatacaggagagaaaccatatcattgtgatatctgtggtaaatcattctctcaaagtgttCAATTAACtggacacaaacgtattcatacaggggagaaaccttatcactgtgatatctgtggtaaatcattctctcaaaattgtgacttaacaaaacataaatatattcattcagggaaaaaaggaaaaaggtag